Proteins encoded within one genomic window of Dyadobacter chenhuakuii:
- a CDS encoding HAL/PAL/TAL family ammonia-lyase — protein MNSISLAHIEQYAFEKKEFILAEDALNKVSKSFTFLTNFSKDKIIYGINTGFGPMAQYRIETDKLSNLQYNLIRSHSSGIGRPLNEIYARSVMVARLNSFLQANSGVSTGVIKQLVAFLNKGIVPEIFEHGSVGASGDLVQLSHLGLNLIGEGHVYEGGIRTKTADVLAKNNIEPLKMELRDGLGLINGTSCMTGIAAINIIYAKRLVQWAVAASAMLNEVIEAFDDSFSKQLNAVKHHKGQQIIAQQMRDFVAGSQLIRSREELFKDDTALQRKEFERKIQEYYSVRCVPQILGPILDTLQYAQEVVENELNSTNDNPIVSPEDDNVFHGGNFHGDYISLEMDKVKIVLTKLSMLMERQLNFLMNSKLNGKFPPFLNAGTWGLNFGFQGVQFTATSTTAENQALSGSVYVHSIPNNNDNQDIVSMGTNSAVLAKQVLENSFQVMSIHIMAICQAIDLLEPGEQERLSPNAKSIYSQIRQHAHFVKEDIPQSESIAAVFEYIKETPFKL, from the coding sequence ATGAATAGTATTTCCTTAGCTCATATCGAGCAGTATGCTTTTGAAAAGAAGGAATTTATCTTAGCCGAAGACGCCCTCAATAAAGTTTCTAAGTCCTTTACATTTCTTACGAATTTCTCCAAAGATAAAATTATATACGGAATCAATACCGGTTTTGGCCCGATGGCTCAATACCGGATTGAGACTGATAAGCTGAGTAACCTGCAATACAACCTCATCCGCAGCCATTCCAGCGGTATAGGCAGGCCACTCAACGAAATTTATGCCCGCAGTGTGATGGTAGCGCGCCTGAATTCATTTTTGCAGGCCAACTCGGGTGTCAGCACGGGTGTTATCAAGCAGCTTGTCGCATTTTTAAATAAAGGGATTGTACCTGAAATCTTCGAGCATGGAAGCGTCGGCGCGAGCGGTGACCTTGTTCAGCTTTCCCATCTAGGCCTTAACCTGATCGGCGAAGGGCACGTTTATGAAGGCGGGATCAGGACAAAAACGGCCGATGTTTTAGCAAAAAATAACATTGAGCCGCTTAAAATGGAATTGCGCGACGGCCTAGGGCTGATCAACGGAACGTCCTGCATGACGGGCATTGCGGCGATCAATATTATTTATGCAAAAAGGCTGGTGCAATGGGCGGTTGCGGCGTCGGCCATGCTGAATGAGGTTATTGAAGCATTTGATGATTCGTTTTCCAAGCAACTGAATGCGGTTAAACACCATAAAGGCCAGCAAATTATAGCGCAGCAAATGCGTGATTTTGTGGCTGGCAGTCAGTTGATACGCAGTCGTGAAGAGTTATTTAAAGATGATACGGCGCTGCAACGGAAGGAATTTGAGCGGAAGATCCAGGAATATTATTCGGTAAGATGCGTTCCGCAGATCCTGGGGCCAATCCTTGATACATTGCAGTATGCGCAGGAAGTGGTTGAAAATGAGCTTAATTCAACCAATGATAACCCTATTGTAAGCCCGGAGGACGATAATGTTTTCCACGGAGGCAATTTCCACGGCGACTACATTTCGCTGGAAATGGATAAAGTTAAAATTGTCCTTACCAAGCTTTCAATGCTAATGGAAAGGCAGCTCAACTTCCTGATGAACAGTAAATTAAATGGCAAGTTTCCGCCATTCCTGAACGCCGGAACATGGGGATTGAATTTCGGCTTCCAGGGCGTGCAGTTTACAGCGACTTCCACAACAGCAGAAAACCAGGCGCTATCCGGTTCAGTTTACGTGCATAGCATTCCTAATAATAATGATAATCAGGACATTGTAAGCATGGGGACCAATAGTGCGGTGCTTGCCAAGCAGGTTCTGGAAAACTCATTCCAGGTAATGTCAATTCACATTATGGCCATTTGCCAGGCCATTGATTTGCTGGAACCGGGTGAGCAGGAGCGGTTATCGCCTAATGCAAAATCCATTTACAGCCAGATCAGGCAGCATGCGCATTTCGTGAAAGAGGATATTCCGCAATCCGAAAGCATTGCAGCAGTATTCGAATATATCAAAGAAACCCCCTTTAAATTATGA
- a CDS encoding trifunctional MMPL family transporter/lysophospholipid acyltransferase/class I SAM-dependent methyltransferase gives MIGDLLLRLHQFLSRHKPAFFLSLVVLTSFLILGISRLKVTESIFATLPKGKSFEEFNRLIESKNIINQIVFSIDVPEETTSDEAKLLGEAFSDSLTRYTNGAIRNIQIERPFAQEDVYQFVYGRFPELIDSSYYSHIASRLNADTVKASVNSAYNQLTTPGGTFLKQFIVNDPLGITGPYFRKLNASSNANGMMLEDGVMFTGDRKKMIIFAATSFDSGDSEKNVELYEDVEAFKSRWNKRQKYHHFSYFGTFEIAARNAIQVKKDSYLTSFIALGGILLLLILYYRKFLIPLYIILPGVFGAIFALGIIGYIRPEISGISLATGAVVFGILLDYAFHFFTHLRHTNSISAAIKEVSAPLLTGSFTTVMAFSALHFANSAVLQDFGLFSSLSLLGAALFTLIALPVILSSVAFEKKQMPAESRAFRFPQIQEKSRPMILAFIAVMTLVFLYFARFTEFDSSFENLSIQDKDLQKREEALTGIDPKAEKRIYIFASNPVRAKAESINYRVYQNLVQLRDQGKINSFVSSGSFLIPHELRLERNRKWHDFWDLRRKEATYNALDLAAAKKGFSTNAFSDFKSWVAGQQPGAVPVDTLLAELGLDNLIEANVSGTTFITTLIVPQNQLPFVKDELRAIPGIALFDRGELAGDLLKLVKDDFNYLLLISASIVFLTLLVVYGRIELTLLTFLPMVISWIWILGIAAILGIKFNFVNVIVTTFIFGLGDDFSIFVTDGLLNKYKYGKDSLRSYQSAIALSATTTIIGTGVLIFAKHPAIQSIALISVLGIVCILFISFVFQPVLFGFFVQNRIAKKKAPVTLVPFLISVSSFTYFLSGCLFLHSKLVTILLLPISKLRKKAMLNRSLSFYAKTVIYSGPHVKKNFSGLENLQPEKPVIFIANHTSFLDILLAIMLNPKIVLMVKGWVYNSPFFGPIIRHAGYVYTDDGPEENINKVKELVADGYSLLIFPEGTRSEDGQITRFHKGAFHLAEQLGLDIQPILIHGASDVLPKNDFLIRPGALNVRVLPRIRLSDPEWGSQLRDKTKNIAAYFKTAFASYKNEMEDTAYLKHKIFTNYVFKGPVLEWYFKIKWRLESKNFAYYNELIGDRKNILDIGCGYGYLSFYLHYKNEDRLITGIDYDEEKISVAQNSYRKTAHLNFVCSDIMQADLGSQDVIFLNDVLHYLSKEKQLKLLERCALALQPDGILFIRDGITDNQEKHRNTQKTEALSTKFFSFNRKEDEFHFFSSVDIQDFAARHHMHVEMQEHSSNTSNVLFILRPVTR, from the coding sequence ATGATCGGAGATTTACTTTTAAGGTTACATCAGTTCCTTTCCAGACACAAGCCCGCATTTTTCCTCAGTCTGGTTGTCCTTACAAGTTTTCTGATCCTGGGAATCTCGCGGTTAAAGGTAACGGAAAGCATTTTTGCAACCTTACCGAAGGGTAAGAGCTTCGAAGAATTCAACCGGCTCATTGAAAGCAAGAACATTATCAACCAGATCGTCTTTTCGATTGACGTCCCAGAAGAAACAACATCTGATGAAGCTAAATTGCTCGGAGAAGCGTTTTCCGACTCGCTGACAAGATATACCAACGGTGCCATCCGGAACATTCAGATCGAACGGCCGTTCGCTCAGGAAGATGTTTACCAGTTTGTTTACGGCCGTTTTCCGGAGCTCATTGATTCTTCCTATTATTCACACATTGCCAGCCGATTAAATGCGGATACGGTTAAAGCTTCGGTTAACTCGGCTTATAATCAGCTTACTACGCCCGGGGGGACATTTCTCAAACAGTTCATTGTCAATGATCCGCTTGGGATAACCGGCCCGTATTTCCGGAAATTAAATGCCAGTAGCAATGCGAACGGCATGATGCTCGAAGATGGCGTCATGTTCACGGGCGATCGCAAGAAAATGATCATTTTTGCCGCAACGAGTTTTGATTCAGGCGATTCCGAGAAAAATGTGGAGCTCTATGAGGATGTTGAAGCATTCAAATCCCGCTGGAATAAGCGGCAGAAATACCATCATTTCTCGTATTTCGGCACTTTCGAAATCGCTGCGCGCAATGCCATTCAAGTCAAAAAAGATTCCTATTTAACATCTTTCATCGCGTTGGGGGGCATTTTGCTGTTGCTAATCCTCTACTATCGCAAATTCCTCATTCCGCTATACATTATATTACCCGGCGTGTTCGGGGCGATTTTCGCGCTGGGCATTATCGGTTATATCCGGCCCGAAATATCGGGGATTTCCCTGGCAACCGGCGCTGTTGTTTTTGGCATCTTGCTGGATTATGCATTTCACTTCTTCACCCATTTAAGGCATACCAATTCTATTTCCGCTGCCATTAAGGAAGTAAGCGCGCCTTTGCTGACCGGCAGTTTCACGACCGTAATGGCTTTCAGTGCGTTGCATTTTGCCAATTCGGCAGTTTTGCAGGATTTTGGCCTGTTTTCGTCCCTTAGCTTGCTGGGCGCTGCGCTTTTTACACTGATCGCGCTGCCCGTTATCCTGTCATCTGTTGCATTTGAGAAAAAGCAGATGCCCGCAGAAAGTCGCGCGTTTCGGTTTCCGCAAATTCAGGAAAAGTCCAGGCCGATGATTCTGGCATTTATTGCTGTTATGACCCTGGTCTTCCTCTATTTTGCCAGGTTTACGGAGTTTGACAGCAGCTTTGAAAACCTTAGCATTCAGGATAAGGATCTGCAAAAACGCGAGGAAGCGCTCACAGGCATTGACCCAAAGGCAGAAAAAAGGATCTATATCTTCGCCAGCAATCCGGTCAGGGCTAAGGCCGAATCAATCAATTACCGGGTTTACCAAAACCTGGTCCAGCTGCGTGATCAGGGAAAAATAAACAGCTTCGTTTCTTCCGGCTCATTCCTTATCCCGCATGAACTCCGGCTGGAACGCAACCGCAAATGGCATGATTTCTGGGATTTGCGCCGGAAAGAGGCCACCTATAATGCGTTGGATCTGGCGGCGGCAAAGAAAGGATTTAGCACCAATGCATTCAGTGATTTCAAATCATGGGTCGCAGGTCAGCAGCCAGGCGCTGTCCCCGTGGATACATTGCTGGCAGAACTTGGCCTGGATAATCTGATCGAGGCGAATGTCAGCGGCACGACATTCATCACCACATTGATCGTCCCGCAGAATCAGCTGCCTTTTGTTAAAGATGAACTTAGAGCGATCCCGGGAATTGCGTTATTTGATCGCGGTGAACTGGCCGGTGATCTGCTCAAACTGGTAAAGGACGACTTCAATTATCTCTTGCTTATCTCCGCGTCGATCGTCTTCCTTACATTACTCGTCGTTTACGGACGGATCGAATTAACACTGTTAACTTTCCTGCCAATGGTGATCAGCTGGATCTGGATATTGGGTATAGCGGCCATTTTGGGCATAAAATTCAACTTTGTCAATGTAATCGTCACCACATTCATTTTCGGACTTGGCGACGATTTCAGCATTTTTGTCACGGACGGCTTGCTAAATAAATACAAATACGGCAAGGATTCACTTCGCTCCTACCAGTCAGCCATTGCCTTATCAGCCACCACCACGATCATCGGAACGGGTGTCCTCATCTTTGCCAAACATCCCGCCATTCAATCCATTGCACTGATCAGTGTGTTGGGCATTGTCTGCATCCTGTTCATATCCTTTGTTTTTCAACCTGTCCTTTTTGGTTTTTTTGTCCAAAACAGAATAGCAAAAAAGAAGGCGCCGGTAACATTAGTGCCATTCCTGATCAGCGTTTCCAGTTTCACCTACTTCCTTTCGGGCTGCCTGTTTTTGCATTCCAAACTGGTTACGATTCTGTTGCTGCCCATTTCAAAGTTGCGGAAGAAGGCAATGCTCAACCGTTCGCTTTCTTTTTATGCCAAAACCGTGATCTATTCGGGACCACATGTAAAAAAGAATTTTTCAGGACTGGAAAATTTGCAGCCCGAGAAACCGGTCATTTTCATTGCGAACCACACTTCGTTTCTGGACATTTTGCTGGCCATTATGCTTAATCCGAAAATCGTTCTAATGGTCAAAGGCTGGGTGTACAATTCGCCGTTTTTCGGACCCATTATTCGTCATGCGGGTTACGTGTATACGGATGACGGCCCCGAGGAGAACATTAACAAGGTTAAAGAACTCGTTGCAGACGGTTATTCACTCCTCATCTTTCCCGAAGGAACACGGTCGGAAGACGGGCAGATCACCCGGTTCCATAAGGGCGCTTTTCACCTCGCCGAGCAGCTTGGCCTCGACATTCAGCCCATACTGATCCACGGCGCTTCTGATGTTTTGCCTAAAAACGATTTTCTGATCCGACCCGGCGCACTCAATGTTCGCGTGCTCCCGCGCATACGCCTGTCCGATCCGGAATGGGGCAGCCAGCTGCGGGATAAGACCAAGAACATTGCTGCATATTTTAAAACTGCATTTGCTTCCTATAAAAATGAAATGGAAGACACGGCGTATCTGAAACATAAAATTTTTACCAATTATGTATTTAAAGGCCCTGTCCTCGAATGGTATTTCAAGATCAAGTGGCGGCTGGAAAGTAAGAATTTCGCCTACTATAATGAGCTGATCGGCGATCGGAAGAACATTCTGGACATTGGCTGCGGATACGGCTACTTGTCCTTTTATCTGCATTATAAGAACGAGGACCGCCTGATCACAGGCATTGATTATGATGAGGAAAAGATCAGCGTTGCGCAAAACAGTTATCGCAAAACGGCTCATCTGAACTTCGTCTGCAGCGACATTATGCAGGCCGATCTCGGCAGTCAGGATGTGATATTTTTAAATGATGTGCTGCACTATTTATCAAAAGAAAAACAGCTTAAATTGCTCGAAAGGTGTGCATTAGCGCTGCAACCGGACGGCATTCTTTTCATCCGCGACGGCATTACCGATAATCAGGAAAAGCACCGGAATACGCAGAAAACCGAAGCATTATCAACAAAATTTTTCTCTTTTAACCGCAAAGAAGATGAATTTCACTTCTTTTCATCCGTCGATATCCAAGACTTCGCCGCCAGGCACCATATGCATGTCGAGATGCAGGAACATTCGAGCAATACGTCGAATGTGCTGTTCATTTTGCGGCCAGTGACCAGATAA
- a CDS encoding phytoene desaturase family protein: protein MQSSALQKEYDFVIVGSGLGGLACANILALEGYSVVVLEKNHQIGGHLQVYSRGKSIFDTGVHYVGSLDEGENLYQFFKYFGILDKLKMKRMDDDKFDVIRFQDGSEYAYAQGFDHYKEGLIEYFPEEKAAIETYCDKILEVCEKFPLYNLRVSGENYQMDGDVVGLNAHDFIASITDNEWLRNVLAGSNLLYAGVRDKTPFYVHALIMKSYLSGSYKFIDGGSQIAIQMSKVIRAQGGEIYKHKKVVSANYDADGKITEVVLKNGETVKGKQFISNVHPSVTIDIFGAERFLNVYKSRVQGLENSISTFLVHVTFKPESFEYLNYNIYQHHIEDVWGGIDYDKETWPQTYFICTPYISKTGQYADSMSIMTYMNASETEKWSGTFSTVAEPGTRDAEYEQFKKDKEAKVLARLEEVFPGISGKIKAVHSATPLTFRDYIGNKDGSLYGVLKNSHSPTRTQINTKTRIPNLHLTGQNISMHGILGVTVSAFVTCFPFVDKEKLIQKVKNA, encoded by the coding sequence ATGCAATCTTCCGCCTTGCAAAAAGAATATGACTTTGTGATTGTAGGCAGTGGCCTGGGCGGCCTTGCTTGTGCGAACATTCTGGCTTTGGAAGGTTACAGCGTGGTTGTACTCGAAAAAAACCACCAGATCGGCGGTCATTTACAGGTATATAGCCGGGGAAAAAGCATTTTCGATACGGGCGTACATTATGTAGGAAGCCTGGACGAGGGCGAGAATTTGTATCAGTTCTTCAAATATTTCGGCATACTGGATAAGCTGAAAATGAAACGGATGGACGATGACAAATTTGACGTTATCCGCTTTCAGGACGGCTCGGAATATGCTTATGCCCAGGGATTTGATCATTACAAAGAAGGGTTGATCGAATATTTCCCGGAAGAGAAGGCTGCTATTGAAACCTATTGCGACAAGATATTGGAAGTCTGTGAAAAATTCCCACTCTATAACCTCAGAGTTTCAGGAGAAAATTACCAGATGGACGGCGACGTTGTAGGACTGAACGCTCACGATTTCATTGCATCAATCACTGATAATGAATGGCTTAGGAATGTTCTGGCGGGCTCAAATCTGCTATATGCAGGCGTTCGGGACAAGACACCATTTTACGTGCATGCCCTGATTATGAAAAGCTATTTATCGGGCTCCTACAAATTCATCGATGGCGGTTCTCAAATCGCGATTCAGATGAGTAAGGTCATCAGGGCGCAGGGTGGAGAAATTTACAAGCATAAGAAGGTAGTTTCGGCCAATTATGATGCAGATGGCAAGATTACCGAGGTGGTTTTGAAAAATGGAGAAACGGTTAAAGGCAAACAGTTTATCTCAAATGTGCATCCGTCGGTGACGATTGATATTTTTGGCGCGGAAAGATTTCTTAATGTGTACAAAAGCCGAGTTCAGGGGCTGGAAAATAGCATTTCAACCTTTCTTGTACATGTTACTTTCAAGCCGGAGAGCTTTGAATATTTGAACTACAACATTTATCAGCACCATATCGAGGACGTTTGGGGAGGCATTGACTATGATAAGGAAACCTGGCCGCAAACTTATTTTATCTGCACGCCATACATTTCCAAAACTGGCCAATACGCTGATTCTATGTCCATTATGACCTACATGAATGCTTCCGAAACTGAAAAGTGGAGCGGGACTTTTAGCACGGTGGCTGAGCCGGGAACCCGCGATGCAGAATATGAACAGTTCAAGAAGGACAAAGAAGCAAAAGTGCTGGCGCGGCTCGAAGAAGTTTTCCCCGGAATTTCAGGAAAAATCAAGGCCGTTCACAGTGCTACGCCGCTGACATTCAGGGATTACATTGGCAATAAAGATGGTTCCTTATACGGCGTGCTGAAAAACTCCCATTCACCGACACGGACGCAGATCAATACAAAAACAAGAATCCCTAACCTGCATTTGACAGGTCAAAATATTTCGATGCATGGCATACTGGGCGTCACGGTAAGCGCTTTTGTAACATGCTTTCCATTTGTAGACAAAGAGAAACTCATCCAAAAAGTTAAAAATGCCTAA
- a CDS encoding NAD(P)/FAD-dependent oxidoreductase — protein MQTVDVVVIGAGPAGTVAASYLKNQGYNVTILEKEKFPRFQIGESLLPCCMEHLEESGLLEAVKSRNFQKKTGAAFMRGQKRCEFLFSEQFTKGWEWTWQVKRADFDLTLAEATQAKGVDVKFECEVLKVTCSADSQHIEYKDIDGNLYEIQSRFIIDSSGYGRVLPRLFNLSKPSAFSPRGAIFSHLEDKNRTETTSNNIFVHSFDNNKSWIWAIPFSDGSTSVGIVGDREKITEMAENGGEAYKTFIREFEDLAGRFKDSELKFEPRHILGYSIGVTKMFGEGFVLSGNSTEFLDPIFSSGVTFATASGLLSAKMTHKHLQGETVDWENEYEKVIQRGINVFRSYVTGWYSGHFQTIVFTDQINNDIKKQICSVLAGYVWDQSNPFVKKHDTILPTLAKVIKMEEKNLKSKLKGATE, from the coding sequence ATGCAAACAGTTGATGTTGTGGTCATTGGTGCCGGGCCAGCCGGGACAGTTGCAGCTTCGTATCTCAAAAACCAGGGCTACAATGTCACAATTTTAGAAAAAGAGAAATTTCCCCGCTTCCAGATCGGCGAAAGCCTGCTGCCCTGCTGCATGGAGCATCTGGAAGAATCCGGTCTGCTTGAAGCAGTTAAGTCCAGGAATTTTCAGAAGAAAACCGGTGCAGCCTTCATGCGCGGTCAAAAAAGATGCGAATTCCTGTTTTCCGAACAATTCACCAAAGGCTGGGAATGGACGTGGCAGGTAAAACGCGCCGATTTCGACCTCACGCTAGCCGAAGCAACCCAGGCAAAAGGTGTTGATGTTAAGTTTGAATGTGAAGTGTTGAAAGTGACGTGCAGCGCTGATAGTCAGCACATTGAATACAAAGATATAGACGGCAATCTTTACGAAATCCAGTCCAGGTTTATCATTGATTCCAGTGGCTACGGCCGCGTGCTTCCGCGGCTGTTTAATTTGAGCAAACCCTCTGCATTCAGTCCGAGAGGCGCAATTTTCTCACATTTGGAAGATAAAAACCGCACGGAAACGACCAGTAACAACATCTTCGTGCATTCTTTTGACAACAACAAATCGTGGATATGGGCCATTCCGTTCTCCGATGGCTCCACTTCGGTAGGCATTGTTGGCGACAGGGAAAAGATTACGGAAATGGCTGAGAACGGTGGAGAAGCTTATAAGACTTTCATTCGTGAATTTGAGGATCTTGCAGGCCGCTTTAAGGATTCGGAATTGAAATTTGAGCCGCGGCACATCCTGGGCTATTCCATTGGCGTCACCAAAATGTTCGGGGAAGGATTTGTGCTTTCCGGAAACAGCACCGAATTTCTCGACCCGATCTTTTCATCCGGCGTAACATTCGCAACTGCTTCGGGATTGCTTTCTGCAAAAATGACGCACAAGCATCTGCAGGGTGAAACGGTGGATTGGGAAAATGAATACGAAAAAGTGATCCAACGCGGGATCAACGTTTTCAGAAGCTATGTTACCGGCTGGTACAGTGGTCATTTTCAAACTATTGTATTCACAGACCAAATTAATAACGACATTAAAAAACAGATTTGCTCGGTGCTTGCAGGTTATGTCTGGGACCAGTCCAATCCTTTTGTAAAAAAGCATGATACAATTCTACCTACGCTTGCCAAAGTGATTAAAATGGAGGAGAAAAATCTAAAATCCAAATTGAAAGGCGCTACGGAGTGA
- a CDS encoding beta-ketoacyl synthase chain length factor: MYVTDLACISPQFTFDNAFFEEKIKVHHGNRYAAIEPDYGQLIPASLLRRMGKAVRMGVGAGLPLIRKSDMDGIILGTANGGLGDCLKFLNQIVDYDEGTLTPTHFVQSTPNAVAGNLALMSKVTGYNTTHVHKGLAFEAALLDAMMVLEEKKLRRVLVGSVEEISDYNHNIDFLNGHFKTEDITSTDLLTADSPGSVNGEGATMFVVESSRSEGTLARIVDVDQINNPKNSDLEEKLDHFLERNGLARHDIDTLMLGISGDNRTDHLYADFRKKFFPDSSSYTYKNMVGDYPTASAFATWMAVKMLSGHPVPSQCIHQNPKVEKANNVLIYNHYKAVQHSFILLTP; encoded by the coding sequence ATGTACGTAACCGACTTAGCCTGCATCTCACCTCAGTTTACCTTTGACAATGCCTTCTTTGAGGAAAAGATAAAAGTGCATCACGGCAATCGTTACGCGGCCATTGAACCGGATTACGGGCAATTAATCCCCGCAAGCTTGCTGCGCAGAATGGGCAAAGCCGTTCGGATGGGCGTAGGGGCGGGCTTGCCGCTGATCCGGAAATCCGATATGGACGGGATTATTCTCGGCACAGCGAATGGCGGGTTGGGCGATTGCCTTAAATTCCTGAACCAGATCGTTGACTACGATGAAGGCACATTAACACCCACTCATTTTGTCCAGAGCACGCCTAACGCAGTCGCAGGCAATCTTGCTTTAATGAGCAAGGTAACGGGCTATAATACAACGCATGTGCACAAAGGATTGGCTTTCGAAGCTGCGTTATTGGATGCAATGATGGTTTTGGAAGAAAAAAAACTGCGGCGCGTGCTGGTCGGCAGTGTGGAGGAGATTTCTGATTATAACCATAACATTGATTTCTTAAACGGTCATTTTAAAACGGAAGACATTACGTCAACTGATTTGCTGACAGCCGATTCTCCCGGGTCCGTTAATGGGGAAGGGGCGACGATGTTCGTGGTGGAGTCTTCAAGAAGCGAAGGAACACTGGCGCGGATTGTGGATGTGGATCAGATCAATAACCCAAAAAATAGCGACCTGGAAGAGAAGCTGGATCACTTTCTGGAACGAAACGGGCTCGCACGTCACGATATCGATACTTTGATGCTGGGCATCAGCGGGGATAACCGCACAGACCATTTGTACGCAGATTTTCGTAAGAAATTTTTCCCGGACAGCAGCAGCTACACTTATAAGAATATGGTTGGGGACTATCCAACTGCTTCGGCTTTTGCAACCTGGATGGCCGTAAAAATGCTTTCAGGCCACCCAGTTCCTTCACAATGTATTCACCAAAATCCAAAAGTCGAAAAAGCGAATAATGTGCTGATTTACAATCATTATAAGGCCGTTCAGCACAGTTTTATTCTGCTCACTCCGTAG
- a CDS encoding glycerol-3-phosphate dehydrogenase/oxidase, with amino-acid sequence MDRNASLDKLRSEEFDICIIGAGASGAGCALDAVLRGYKVAIIDKKDFASETSSRSTKLIHGGVRYLEQAFKKLDFAQLKQVRHGLEERHTVLKNAPHLARPLALMTPVSSWFEGLYFKIGLQLYDTFATNDSLPKSKWLSKKEVLNKIPTLNSKKLHSGVLYYDGQLDDARYCLALVQSASEAGGVAANYLDVTGFTKNDLGKLVGVQVKDTQQGAEFIIKSKLVINCTGPFSDKIRLLANPALPERLRPSKGVHVVLPYDTLNSEYAMLIPKTSDGRVVFAIPFEGAMMIGTTDTESDSIDSEATLNESEKKYLVDTLNPFLATPIDITTLKAGFGGLRPLLAADPSKSTKSLVRDHEVEVDATSGLLSLLGGKWTTYRLMAKDTIDEADAIFSKRNECLTANHTLAGGEHYDASLSGVLTTKYALPEDVSLHLVRKYGSRATLVAELTATDISSKERLSASYPYIRAEVTYTVRNEMVITPRDFLARRVRLEITDWKETLNCLPVVANLMARELNWDESETQRQIDDYAFQLKQFIADAGN; translated from the coding sequence ATGGATCGTAACGCATCGCTGGATAAATTAAGAAGTGAAGAATTTGATATTTGTATCATCGGAGCAGGGGCAAGCGGGGCTGGTTGTGCATTGGATGCCGTTTTACGGGGTTATAAAGTCGCTATTATCGATAAAAAGGATTTCGCATCAGAGACCTCATCCCGTTCCACCAAGCTGATCCACGGCGGTGTCCGTTATCTCGAACAGGCATTTAAAAAATTAGATTTTGCGCAGCTCAAACAGGTCCGTCACGGCTTGGAAGAGCGTCATACCGTTCTTAAAAATGCACCGCATCTGGCGCGCCCATTGGCATTAATGACGCCTGTGAGTTCTTGGTTTGAGGGTTTGTATTTTAAAATTGGGCTGCAACTTTATGATACATTTGCCACCAACGATTCGCTTCCTAAAAGCAAATGGCTTTCAAAAAAGGAAGTGCTCAATAAAATTCCAACCCTGAACAGCAAGAAGCTCCACAGCGGCGTGCTGTATTACGATGGCCAGCTCGACGATGCGCGTTATTGTCTCGCTCTGGTGCAGTCGGCTTCGGAAGCGGGCGGTGTTGCGGCTAATTACCTGGATGTTACAGGTTTCACAAAAAATGATTTGGGCAAGCTTGTTGGTGTTCAGGTTAAGGATACGCAGCAAGGAGCTGAATTTATTATCAAATCAAAGCTCGTTATCAATTGCACTGGGCCGTTTTCGGACAAGATCAGGTTACTGGCCAACCCCGCATTGCCAGAGCGGCTTCGTCCCAGCAAAGGCGTTCACGTAGTGCTGCCCTATGACACATTGAATAGCGAGTATGCCATGCTCATTCCCAAAACATCGGACGGACGCGTAGTTTTTGCTATTCCCTTTGAAGGCGCCATGATGATCGGGACCACGGATACGGAATCGGATAGTATTGATTCTGAGGCTACATTGAATGAATCGGAAAAAAAATATCTGGTTGACACGCTGAACCCATTCCTGGCGACTCCCATTGACATCACAACATTGAAAGCGGGTTTTGGCGGACTGCGCCCGCTGCTCGCAGCTGATCCTTCCAAATCCACAAAAAGCCTCGTCAGAGACCATGAAGTTGAAGTGGATGCTACAAGCGGGTTGCTGAGTCTGCTGGGTGGAAAATGGACGACTTACCGGTTAATGGCCAAGGATACGATCGATGAAGCTGACGCGATCTTTTCCAAAAGAAATGAATGTCTTACTGCTAACCATACGCTTGCCGGCGGGGAGCATTATGATGCTTCCTTATCCGGAGTGCTTACCACTAAATACGCATTACCGGAAGACGTGTCCTTGCATCTGGTTAGAAAATACGGTTCCCGGGCAACATTGGTTGCGGAGTTAACAGCGACTGACATTTCCTCAAAAGAAAGGCTCAGCGCTTCCTATCCCTACATCAGGGCGGAAGTAACTTACACGGTCCGGAATGAAATGGTCATCACGCCGCGCGACTTTCTGGCGCGCAGGGTAAGGCTGGAAATTACCGATTGGAAAGAAACCTTAAACTGCTTACCTGTTGTTGCAAACCTGATGGCACGGGAATTGAATTGGGATGAAAGCGAAACGCAAAGACAAATCGATGACTATGCGTTTCAGCTCAAACAATTCATTGCCGACGCCGGCAACTAA